A part of Myxococcus landrumus genomic DNA contains:
- a CDS encoding LamG domain-containing protein, with protein MRPMYQYGAADVRYGQYVQLSGQCLLDLSGSSSYSIGFWLRPRAPIYDGKVLSSGPSWYVGLHGLQLTFNLPGMSSRQVSDLELRSHEWQYILVNFESTGANAGNYSVYVDGTLLIEGSQSNIAPSTTPFVLGMSCDAQYFNVAFWSAAKSGDALKPLWDVPEQGPTLVACYSFSDGSQTDVSGNNNAPASFLIGAQVLMLAPALRLVNGAVQPSPRDNLTMSADGGPFSVQAWYFLDEPSAYQSESHTLFSCLDAVTNQGFTLGFQWDGIGYNLQCTGYLSDGGRGWGYALQMPPGVWHHLAATYDGSTLMIYLDGELAMQIPGVVQPTLTQPIWLFGAQSTTRVDGGAANDFQGHLQAAGLWSRALSASEVQQYMSQDPSDVDGCVAYYAWNGIVLGNQVTGNPPVFLNTATPDIVVTPPSDSTPPPGSVVETQQMLLADPPLPAARWSFSEPVAFPEQKLLTQDQAEAVLKSLEPLVTSLPDSMRERIRSLARNNLYEGLARVGSSGSPPVGAFTGQVEGNQYVYYHHTRQGRVEAGRMELSVNTACIGWIVTVVATAFSLILSALGVGFVGARLVSPIQKAVTESSLLLNTVETVAKSSTQDAGNIIRILKAFYTAGTLGKIFGAVLTGSWWTVAINCGLLMLQVAALWATGGAYLAILIIELAANFALFVYALTQKPSNC; from the coding sequence ATGAGACCCATGTACCAGTACGGCGCCGCCGATGTCCGTTATGGCCAGTACGTCCAGTTGAGTGGGCAGTGCCTGCTGGACCTGAGTGGTAGTTCGTCCTACTCGATTGGATTCTGGCTGCGCCCCCGCGCTCCCATCTACGACGGCAAGGTGCTGTCGTCGGGTCCAAGCTGGTACGTCGGGCTGCATGGTCTTCAGTTGACGTTCAACCTCCCAGGGATGTCCTCGCGCCAGGTCTCGGACCTGGAGCTCCGGTCCCACGAGTGGCAGTACATCCTGGTCAACTTCGAGTCGACCGGAGCCAACGCGGGAAACTATTCGGTGTATGTGGATGGAACGCTGCTCATCGAAGGAAGCCAATCCAACATCGCTCCCAGCACGACGCCGTTCGTGCTCGGCATGAGCTGCGATGCGCAGTACTTCAACGTCGCGTTCTGGTCGGCCGCGAAGTCCGGAGATGCGCTCAAGCCGCTGTGGGACGTACCGGAACAGGGGCCGACGCTCGTCGCCTGTTACAGCTTCAGTGATGGCTCCCAAACGGATGTCTCTGGAAACAACAATGCTCCGGCCAGCTTCCTGATTGGCGCACAGGTGTTGATGCTGGCCCCGGCGCTGCGCCTGGTGAATGGGGCGGTGCAGCCTTCGCCCCGAGACAACCTCACGATGTCGGCGGACGGTGGCCCCTTCAGCGTGCAGGCGTGGTACTTCCTTGACGAGCCCTCGGCATATCAGTCGGAATCACACACGTTGTTCTCCTGTCTGGATGCCGTCACCAACCAAGGCTTCACCCTGGGCTTTCAGTGGGATGGCATCGGCTACAACCTCCAGTGCACCGGATACCTCTCCGACGGCGGGCGGGGCTGGGGATATGCCCTCCAGATGCCTCCAGGTGTGTGGCACCACCTGGCGGCCACCTACGATGGCAGTACGTTGATGATCTACCTGGATGGCGAGCTGGCCATGCAGATTCCAGGCGTGGTCCAGCCCACGCTGACGCAGCCCATCTGGCTGTTCGGCGCCCAGTCCACCACCCGCGTCGACGGTGGGGCCGCCAACGACTTCCAGGGCCACCTCCAGGCCGCTGGGCTCTGGTCCCGGGCGCTCTCCGCCAGCGAGGTGCAGCAGTACATGTCGCAGGACCCGAGCGACGTCGATGGCTGCGTCGCGTACTACGCCTGGAACGGCATCGTTCTGGGCAACCAGGTGACGGGCAATCCGCCGGTGTTCCTCAACACGGCTACGCCTGACATCGTCGTCACGCCTCCGTCGGACTCCACGCCGCCTCCGGGCTCGGTCGTCGAGACGCAGCAGATGTTGCTGGCGGACCCGCCGTTGCCCGCCGCCCGGTGGAGCTTCTCGGAGCCGGTGGCCTTCCCCGAGCAGAAGCTGCTGACGCAGGACCAGGCGGAGGCCGTCCTCAAGTCACTGGAGCCGCTGGTGACCTCGCTGCCTGATTCGATGCGTGAGCGGATCCGGTCGCTCGCTCGGAACAACCTGTACGAGGGGCTGGCGCGGGTGGGGAGTTCGGGCAGCCCGCCCGTGGGCGCCTTCACCGGCCAGGTGGAGGGGAACCAGTATGTCTATTACCACCACACGCGGCAGGGCAGGGTGGAAGCCGGCCGGATGGAGCTGAGCGTCAACACGGCGTGCATCGGCTGGATTGTCACCGTGGTCGCGACCGCCTTCTCGCTGATTCTGTCCGCGCTCGGCGTGGGCTTCGTCGGTGCCCGGCTCGTCTCGCCCATCCAGAAGGCCGTCACGGAGAGCTCCCTCCTGCTCAACACGGTGGAGACCGTGGCGAAGAGCTCCACCCAGGACGCCGGAAACATCATCCGGATTCTCAAGGCGTTCTACACCGCGGGGACCCTGGGGAAGATCTTCGGCGCCGTGCTGACGGGGAGCTGGTGGACTGTCGCGATCAACTGCGGACTGCTCATGTTGCAGGTCGCCGCACTGTGGGCCACGGGCGGCGCCTACCTGGCCATCCTCATCATCGAGCTCGCGGCGAACTTCGCCCTCTTCGTCTACGCCCTCACCCAGAAGCCGTCCAACTGCTGA
- a CDS encoding SBBP repeat-containing protein, with amino-acid sequence MRAQIALLFWVVSLGAGAKDAPALQANQEAVPSAVSGKLARIHHLGTPESERGMAVATTLEGVYSTGHSAGRFRDNNSEGSVDVIAAKHLREMTGPDLNKDIVWVRQHGTPAADNATAIATYDVVRGAPEIYIAGHTRGSWGGANQGDSDVFLLKVRPDNGDIVWVRQFGTSASDQAFAVATDPAGAVYVAGHTNGLLPRSGATKNEGGADYFIAKYSSGGDELWIRQFGGPGDDLAKGIATDATGRVYVAGQTSSGLSGANAGLTDLFAAGFSPGGARLWIQQMGTTTAEAVFGVATSRRIDGVVDVYVVGYTGAAFDGNTHVGGFDSIIVNFTNDGIKKWSHQFGTKGNDLALAIASDGGANVYVTGRTNTDLDTSVQDSTANFFLLKYAASNVRAPPKSVHQLGSVNTIDPSAQEDSGQGVAADVRDGVYITGYTQGGFSSPATVNQGGEDYVLLKYADGCTVNPTHPGLKCGISYGWGDPHLVTFDGRAYDFQGVGEFTLVESTSGVPLTAQARLRPWGTSTVVSVMTAVATRLGENRVGVYLGPNGGELRVDGLLVALAPDERIALLGGGRILRDGDNSYILYYPGEDRLIVTLNGTYLDATFALPSLRRGTVRGLLGNFNGNIEDDVAPRNGLPFASPLTFANLYTGAQNLASSWRITAQESLFHYGPGESTEYFTDRNFPAEPVFAGGLPAAQRDSARTTCSLAGIQGEPFLENCILDVALTQNSVFATASARLEGQVRALNGGTAPLPKPAGYRAYFANFQNGVGSGWSSTSVSTTPQGGRTFLGTFGPQSVSLFVGQLPAHTSVTVSFDLLLLGAWQGEGSPTGGGSRDGWGMAINGQSVLSATFSNGSYSQSFPSGGYNPARTGSEANNTLGHPYGDSIYRMKLKANSNTPTIRIDFSGWGLTGTGSRVWGLDNVEVLVE; translated from the coding sequence ATGCGTGCGCAGATCGCGTTGTTGTTCTGGGTGGTCAGTCTTGGAGCCGGTGCGAAAGATGCGCCGGCGCTTCAGGCGAATCAGGAGGCGGTCCCGTCGGCCGTGAGTGGGAAGTTGGCGCGGATCCATCATCTCGGAACTCCAGAGTCTGAACGTGGAATGGCCGTCGCGACGACACTCGAAGGAGTGTATTCGACGGGGCACTCCGCGGGTCGGTTCAGGGATAACAACTCTGAAGGGTCCGTGGATGTGATTGCCGCCAAGCATCTGCGGGAGATGACGGGACCGGACTTGAACAAGGACATTGTCTGGGTCAGGCAGCATGGGACGCCTGCCGCGGACAATGCCACGGCGATTGCGACCTACGACGTGGTCCGTGGCGCGCCAGAGATCTACATCGCGGGCCATACCCGCGGAAGTTGGGGCGGAGCCAATCAAGGGGATAGCGACGTCTTCCTGCTCAAGGTCCGCCCTGACAACGGAGATATTGTCTGGGTTCGACAGTTCGGCACGAGTGCATCCGACCAGGCGTTCGCCGTGGCTACGGACCCGGCTGGGGCTGTCTACGTCGCGGGCCATACGAATGGACTTCTCCCTCGGTCGGGCGCGACGAAGAACGAAGGCGGGGCCGACTACTTCATTGCGAAATACAGTTCGGGAGGGGACGAACTGTGGATTCGGCAATTCGGCGGTCCCGGGGATGACCTTGCCAAGGGGATCGCGACGGATGCCACGGGCAGGGTCTACGTGGCGGGACAGACCTCGAGTGGATTGAGTGGTGCGAATGCTGGACTGACCGACCTGTTTGCGGCGGGTTTTTCTCCAGGGGGAGCCAGACTCTGGATACAGCAGATGGGGACCACGACCGCCGAGGCCGTCTTCGGTGTGGCGACTTCTCGCCGAATCGACGGAGTGGTGGATGTCTACGTCGTGGGCTACACGGGAGCCGCCTTCGATGGAAATACACACGTGGGGGGCTTTGACTCCATCATCGTCAACTTCACCAACGACGGCATCAAGAAGTGGTCGCACCAGTTTGGCACCAAGGGAAACGACCTCGCTCTGGCCATCGCGTCAGACGGGGGCGCGAATGTGTACGTGACCGGGCGGACGAATACGGACCTGGATACCAGCGTCCAAGACTCCACCGCGAACTTCTTCCTGCTCAAGTACGCCGCGAGCAACGTGAGGGCTCCTCCGAAGTCCGTGCATCAGTTGGGGTCCGTCAACACCATCGACCCCAGCGCGCAGGAAGACAGTGGACAGGGCGTGGCCGCGGACGTTCGTGATGGTGTCTACATCACAGGGTACACGCAGGGAGGTTTCAGTAGTCCGGCAACTGTGAACCAGGGAGGGGAGGATTACGTTCTGCTCAAGTACGCGGATGGCTGCACGGTGAACCCGACGCATCCGGGGCTCAAGTGTGGCATCAGCTATGGTTGGGGCGATCCCCACCTGGTGACCTTCGATGGACGTGCCTATGACTTTCAGGGCGTCGGGGAGTTCACCCTCGTTGAGAGCACGTCGGGGGTTCCACTCACGGCCCAGGCTCGGCTGCGTCCGTGGGGCACCAGCACGGTGGTGAGCGTGATGACCGCGGTGGCCACCCGGCTGGGGGAGAACCGCGTGGGCGTTTATCTCGGCCCGAATGGGGGAGAGCTCCGGGTCGATGGGCTCCTCGTGGCGCTGGCTCCGGACGAACGGATTGCCTTGCTGGGAGGGGGACGTATTCTCCGCGATGGAGACAACTCCTACATTCTCTATTATCCGGGTGAGGACAGGCTGATTGTCACCCTCAATGGGACCTACCTGGATGCCACCTTCGCGTTGCCGAGCTTGCGTCGAGGAACAGTTCGCGGCTTGCTCGGGAACTTCAATGGCAATATCGAGGATGATGTCGCTCCGCGAAATGGTCTCCCCTTTGCCTCGCCGCTGACCTTCGCGAACCTCTACACGGGGGCTCAGAACCTGGCGTCGAGTTGGCGAATCACCGCGCAGGAGTCTTTGTTCCACTATGGGCCCGGTGAGTCGACGGAGTACTTCACGGACAGGAACTTCCCGGCGGAGCCTGTATTCGCCGGAGGACTCCCGGCGGCTCAGCGAGACAGTGCCAGGACGACGTGTTCGCTCGCGGGTATTCAGGGGGAGCCGTTTCTTGAGAATTGCATCCTGGATGTCGCGCTGACGCAGAACAGTGTTTTCGCGACGGCCTCCGCCAGGCTCGAGGGTCAGGTCCGTGCATTGAATGGGGGGACTGCTCCGCTGCCGAAGCCCGCTGGATATCGGGCCTACTTCGCCAACTTCCAGAATGGAGTGGGGTCCGGATGGAGTTCGACTTCCGTGAGTACGACGCCGCAGGGAGGTCGGACCTTCCTTGGGACGTTCGGACCCCAATCGGTATCCTTGTTCGTGGGGCAGCTCCCAGCGCATACCTCTGTGACGGTGAGCTTCGATTTGCTCCTCCTGGGGGCCTGGCAAGGGGAGGGGTCCCCCACGGGAGGAGGGAGTCGGGATGGTTGGGGAATGGCGATCAATGGCCAATCCGTGCTGTCGGCCACGTTCTCCAATGGGAGCTATTCTCAGTCCTTCCCAAGTGGGGGGTACAATCCCGCTCGAACCGGCTCCGAGGCAAACAACACCCTGGGCCATCCCTATGGTGATTCCATCTATCGGATGAAGCTCAAGGCGAACTCGAACACGCCGACCATCCGGATCGACTTCTCCGGATGGGGCCTGACGGGGACGGGTTCCAGGGTCTGGGGGCTGGATAACGTGGAGGTTCTGGTCGAATAG
- a CDS encoding AMP-dependent synthetase/ligase, with amino-acid sequence MADEHASLSHMILDRVRTSPQRVAFRVRRGDAYVDISWSEVSPRIEAIAAGLLSAGPVDDGACITIVGNTSMASCLVDFAALTVGLKTVPVYASLLPEEVGYMHMDTAAQIIVVDDGSQLDKVRAFRAGFTFFERTYSPADNTARAKVVVIHPAGLAPADDWESLEALEARGRARHAALEEEMRRRVSLLRREHVATYTYTSGTTGAPKAVIQTHDNMLAMLEDVAEAGMMDEQVREHGLFLFLPAAHSFGRMVEFSGPFFGAPLVMSSVPTLAADLAVGRPGFFPAAPRVFEKMMAKVTSAIENERGLRRRLVEWALGVGRQVATRGIEGKSLPLWLAAQRGLADRLVLAKLRSRLGLDQASVLLSGAAPLRVDVQMFFLSLGLTVLEAYGLTETCPGLTINRREDVRPGTVGIPFKRCVLKVGADGELLARGPNISRGYLNRPDATADSYDEEGWFRTGDLGSIDADGFVRITGRKKELLKTSGGKYIAPLKIEAQLKQHPLIQEAVVIGEGRNYCTALFALDTEILAEVARREGIPADPAHPRIDKVLKSLVAETNSGLASFESIKTFRVSPGPFTVDGGELTASLKVKRHAVVRKHAALIESMYGAADAAH; translated from the coding sequence ATGGCCGATGAACACGCGTCTCTTTCCCACATGATTCTGGACCGGGTGCGGACGTCGCCGCAACGCGTCGCATTCCGTGTGCGACGAGGCGATGCCTACGTCGACATCTCCTGGTCGGAGGTGTCACCGCGAATCGAAGCCATCGCCGCCGGGCTGTTGAGCGCCGGGCCCGTGGACGATGGCGCATGTATCACCATCGTCGGCAACACCTCGATGGCCTCTTGTCTCGTCGACTTCGCCGCCCTGACGGTCGGACTCAAGACCGTCCCCGTCTACGCGAGCCTGCTTCCCGAGGAAGTCGGCTACATGCACATGGACACCGCCGCGCAGATCATCGTCGTGGACGACGGCAGCCAGCTCGACAAGGTGCGGGCCTTCCGCGCGGGCTTCACCTTCTTCGAGCGGACCTACTCCCCCGCCGACAACACGGCCCGGGCGAAGGTGGTGGTCATCCACCCGGCGGGCCTCGCCCCCGCGGACGACTGGGAGAGCCTGGAGGCCCTCGAGGCCCGAGGGCGCGCCCGACACGCGGCGCTGGAGGAAGAGATGCGCCGGCGCGTCTCCCTGCTTCGACGCGAGCACGTGGCGACGTACACCTATACCTCGGGCACGACTGGAGCCCCGAAGGCGGTGATTCAGACCCACGACAACATGCTGGCGATGCTCGAGGACGTCGCCGAGGCGGGGATGATGGACGAGCAGGTGCGCGAGCACGGCTTGTTCCTCTTCCTCCCCGCAGCGCACTCCTTCGGGCGGATGGTGGAGTTCTCGGGTCCGTTCTTCGGGGCGCCCCTGGTCATGTCATCGGTGCCCACGCTGGCGGCGGACCTCGCCGTGGGTCGCCCGGGGTTCTTCCCCGCGGCCCCCCGGGTCTTCGAGAAGATGATGGCGAAGGTCACAAGCGCCATCGAGAACGAGCGGGGGCTGCGCCGACGGCTCGTGGAATGGGCCCTCGGCGTGGGGCGCCAGGTCGCGACCCGAGGCATCGAGGGAAAGTCGCTGCCCCTGTGGCTGGCGGCCCAGCGCGGCCTGGCCGACCGGCTCGTGCTGGCGAAGCTGCGCTCGCGCCTGGGATTGGACCAGGCCTCCGTCCTCCTCTCCGGCGCCGCTCCGCTTCGCGTCGATGTCCAGATGTTCTTCCTCTCCCTGGGGCTCACGGTCCTGGAAGCCTATGGACTGACGGAGACGTGCCCCGGCTTGACCATCAACCGCAGGGAGGATGTGCGCCCGGGGACGGTGGGCATTCCGTTCAAGCGCTGCGTGCTCAAGGTGGGGGCGGATGGAGAGCTCCTCGCGCGGGGGCCGAACATCTCCCGGGGGTACTTGAATCGCCCGGATGCCACGGCGGATTCCTACGATGAGGAGGGGTGGTTCCGGACGGGAGACCTCGGCTCCATCGACGCGGACGGGTTCGTCCGAATCACCGGGCGGAAGAAGGAGCTGCTCAAGACGAGCGGCGGGAAGTACATCGCGCCGCTGAAGATTGAAGCCCAGCTCAAGCAACACCCGCTCATCCAGGAGGCGGTCGTCATCGGTGAGGGGCGGAACTACTGCACGGCCCTGTTCGCGCTCGACACGGAGATCCTCGCCGAGGTGGCGCGGCGCGAGGGGATTCCCGCGGACCCGGCGCACCCGCGCATCGACAAGGTCTTGAAGTCCCTGGTCGCGGAGACGAACTCCGGCCTGGCCTCCTTCGAGAGCATCAAGACGTTCCGAGTCTCCCCCGGCCCCTTCACCGTGGATGGCGGCGAGCTCACGGCGTCGCTGAAGGTCAAGCGCCACGCCGTCGTCCGGAAGCACGCGGCGCTGATTGAGTCGATGTACGGAGCCGCGGACGCAGCCCACTAA
- a CDS encoding AAA family ATPase, which yields MRTNTRLVILSGPPGAGKSTLARRLAEDAPPPGGVHVHGDDFLRYIRSGYVEPWRPEADVQNRTLSQALARAATAFAAGGYFTVLDWIVGPWFLDIWTSVARDAEVALDYVVLRPSVDAARGRARSRADAPVADYAPFEPLHAQFRELGALEHHALDTSALPLEETLLMVREGLIAGRFRLT from the coding sequence ATGCGTACGAACACTCGACTCGTGATTCTGAGCGGTCCTCCCGGGGCGGGCAAATCAACGCTCGCGCGCCGCCTCGCGGAGGACGCGCCGCCGCCCGGTGGTGTCCACGTCCACGGTGACGACTTCCTCCGCTACATCCGCTCCGGCTACGTGGAGCCCTGGCGCCCCGAGGCCGACGTGCAGAACCGCACCTTGAGCCAGGCCCTGGCTCGGGCGGCGACGGCGTTCGCCGCCGGCGGCTATTTCACGGTGCTCGACTGGATTGTCGGACCCTGGTTCCTGGACATCTGGACGTCCGTCGCGCGGGACGCGGAGGTGGCGCTCGACTACGTCGTGCTTCGCCCCTCCGTCGACGCGGCGCGTGGCCGGGCACGGAGTCGCGCGGATGCCCCCGTGGCCGACTACGCGCCATTCGAGCCACTCCACGCGCAGTTCCGCGAGCTGGGTGCACTCGAACACCATGCGCTCGACACCAGCGCCCTCCCGCTCGAGGAGACCCTCTTGATGGTCAGGGAAGGGCTCATCGCGGGGAGGTTCCGGCTGACGTGA